One genomic window of Misgurnus anguillicaudatus chromosome 12, ASM2758022v2, whole genome shotgun sequence includes the following:
- the usp25 gene encoding ubiquitin carboxyl-terminal hydrolase 25 isoform X4: MLNRVSLSVQTCYDNSMHQQTLLNQLREVTGTTDVQLLQQALQVSNGDLAEAVAFLTEKNAKVPQQDEATYYQTAQITNDRYISVGSQADTNVIDLTGDDKDDLQRAIALSLEESSRAFRETGITDEEQAISRVLEASIAENKASLKRTHTEVWSDSPNPHDRKRLENCPVGLKNVGNTCWFSAVIQSLFNLLEFQRLVLHYSPPARMQDLPRNQKEHRNLPFMQELRRLFSLLVGSKRKYVDPSRAVEILKDAFKSSESQQQDVSEFTHKLLDWLEDAFQIKAEEDREGEKPKNPMVELFYGRFLAVGVLEGKKFENTEMFGQYPLQVNGFKDLHECLEAAMIEGEIESLHSAENSAKSGQEHWFTELPPVLTFELSRFEFNQALGRPEKIHNKLEFPSMLYMDRYMDRNREITRIKREEIRRLKEHLTVLQQRLERYLSYGSGPKRFPLADVLQYAMEFASSKPVCTSPVEDIDTTAPPGGTTAQVPPAASAGEQPDAAEGSGAGPQAQQRVHKPFTQSRVPPDLPMHPAPRHITDEELRVLEGCLHRWRSEVENDTRDLQASISRIHRTIELMYSDKSMMQVPYRLHAVLVHEGQANAGHYWAYIYDPHHRRWMKYNDISVTKSSWEELVRDSFGGYRNASAYCLMYIDDKKPFLIEVMSPAANALISEDFDKETGQMLNGLDKLPPDLKEYVEADNKLFEKEMEDWDALQARKLQQEKLALAAAAANVAVQPMNTEPCPTDDTAAPQQDPEYMEQQSPSGDSKHLQEETERAISKAAAEHDEKSPEVLLNTVTSDPCPPSDPEQDDSASSPPAPQRVVEVAIPNVGTFVIQSKEGGYDDEAMMTPNMQGVIMAIGKSRSVYDKGGPEAAFFKAMKVEYTRLLRLAQEDTPPERDYRLQHIIVYFIQNQAPKKILERTLLMQFADRNLGFDERCKNIMKVARAKLELVKPDEVNMEEYETWHQDYRNFRETTVFLLIGLEMFLKKSYVEALMYLIYAYQYNRVLLAKGPYRGHNEDLIGHYRRECLLRLNEHAAALFETGEENEVNNGLSIMNELVVACIPLLLVDEMEEKDMVAVEDMRNRWCSYLGQEMEPNLQEKLTDFLPKLLDCSSEIKSFPDPPKLPSYSTLELCERYSRVMTLLTQNRTPADGR, encoded by the exons CACCAGCAGACATTACTGAACCAGTTGAGGGAAGTTACTGGAACCACAGATGTTCAGCTGTTACAGCAAGCCCTACAG GTCAGCAATGGTGACCTAGCCGAGGCGGTTGCCTTCCTTACGGAGAAGAATGCCAAGGTACCACAGCAAGATGAAGCCACATACTACCAGACAGCTCAAATCACCAATGATAGATACATCAGCGTGGGCAGCCAGGCTGACACAA ATGTAATCGATCTCACTGGAGACGATAAAGATGACCTTCAGCGAGCCATCGCTCTCAGTCTGGAAGAGTCGAGCAGGGCCTTCAGGGAGACGGGCATCACCGATGAAGAGCAGGCCATCAGCAG AGTCCTGGAGGCCAGCATTGCAGAGAACAAAGCCAGCCTGAAGCGCACGCACACGGAGGTATGGAGCGATTCGCCCAATCCACACGACAGAAAGCGGCTGGAGAACTGTCCCGTAGGGCTGAAGAACGTCGGAAATACGTGCTGGTTCAGTGCGGTTATACAG TCTCTGTTCAACTTGCTGGAGTTCCAGAGACTGGTGTTGCATTATTCACCCCCTGCACGGATGCAAGATTTGCCCCGTAATCAGAAG GAACACAGGAATCTGCCGTTCATGCAGGAACTCAGACGACTGTTCTCCTTGTTGGTGGGCTCTAAACGGAAGTATGTGGACCCATCTAGAGCCGTGGAGATCCTCAAGGATGCCTTCAAGTCTAGTGAGTCTCAGCAG CAGGACGTGAGCGAGTTCACCCATAAACTTTTGGACTGGCTGGAGGATGCATTTCAGATAAAAGCAGAGGAGGACAG GGAGGGAGAGAAGCCAAAAAACCCAATGGTGGAGCTCTTTTATGGTCGTTTTCTGGCCGTTGGTGTTCTGGAAG GAAAGAAGTTTGAGAACACGGAGATGTTTGGTCAGTACCCTCTCCAGGTGAACGGCTTCAAAGACCTGCACGAGTGTTTAGAAGCAGCCATGATAGAAGGAGAAATCGAGTCTTTGCATTCTGCTGAGAACTCTGCCAAATCGGGGCAGGAG CACTGGTTTACTGAACTCCCACCCGTCTTGACCTTTGAACTATCGAGGTTCGAGTTTAATCAAGCCTTGGGCCGACCTGAGAAGATCCATAACAAGCTGGAGTTTCCCTCCATGCTGTACATGGACAGATA CATGGACAGGAACAGAGAAATTACACGAATAAAACGAGAAGAGATCAGAAGACTCAAGGAGCACCTGACAGTCCTCCAGCAGCGATTGGAGAG ATATCTGAGTTACGGCTCTGGGCCCAAGCGGTTCCCTTTGGCCGATGTTCTTCAGTATGCCATGGAGTTTGCATCCAGCAAGCCGGTGTGCACCTCACCTGTAGAAGACATTGATACAACAGCACCACCTGGTGGCACAACTGCACAGGTGCCACCTGCAGCCAG TGCAGGGGAGCAGCCTGATGCAGCTGAGGGTTCAGGTGCCGGTCCACAGGCCCAGCAGCGGGTACATAAACCTTTCACCCAGTCTCGCGTCCCTCCAGACCTACCCATGCACCCCGCCCCTCGACACATCACGGACGAGGAGCTACGGGTGCTGGAGGGCTGTCTGCACCGCTGGAGGAGCGAGGTGGAGAACGACACCAGGG ATCTGCAGGCTAGCATATCCAGAATCCACAGGACTATTGAGCTGATGTATTCGGACAAGTCCATGATGCAG GTGCCGTACCGGTTGCATGCAGTTCTCGTCCACGAGGGTCAGGCTAACGCTGGTCACTACTGGGCGTATATCTACGACCCACATCACCGGCGATGGATGAAGTATAATGACATCTCTGTGACAAAATCTTCCTGGGAGGAACTGGTCCGAGACTCGTTTGGTGGATATCGCAATGCCAGCGCTTACTGCCTTATGTACATTGATGATAAAAAACCTTTTCTTATTGAAG tAATGTCTCCTGCTGCCAATGCTCTTATCTCAGAGGATTTTGATAAAGAGACTGGGCAGATGTTGAACGGTTTGGACAAGCTCCCTCCTGATCTGAAGGAGTACGTGGAGGCAGATAACAAGCTCTTTGAGAAAGAAATGGAGGATTGGGACGCTCTACAAGCCCGCAAACTCCAGCAGGAGAAACTGGCTCTGGCTGCGGCCGCGGCGAACGTGGCCGTCCAGCCCATGAACACCGAACCCTGCCCTACAGATGACACCG CAGCTCCCCAGCAGGACCCGGAGTACATGGAGCAGCAGTCGCCCAGCGGAGACTCCAAACACCTGCAGGAAGAAACCGAAAGAGCCATCAGCAAAGCTGCTGCTGAACATGACGAGAAAAGCCCAGAAGTGCTGCTCAACACC GTGACCTCTGACCCCTGCCCTCCCTCTGACCCTGAGCAGGACGACTCCGCCTCCTCTCCGCCCGCGCCTCAGCGGGTGGTGGAGGTGGCCATTCCTAATGTAGGAACCTTCGTAATTCAGTCGAAGGAGGGAGGTTATGATGATGAG GCGATGATGACCCCAAACATGCAGGGTGTCATAATGGCCATTGGCAAATCCAGGAGTGTTTATGACAAGGGTGGGCCTGAAGCAGCGTTCTTCAAG GCAATGAAAGTCGAGTACACACGATTATTGAGGCTTGCTCAGGAGGACACGCCCCCTGAGAGAGACTATAGGCTACAGCACATCATAGTTTACTTCATACAGAACCAGGCACCTAAGAAGATTTTGGAGAGAACTTTACTCATGCAGTTTGCAGACAGAAACCTGGGCTTTGATGAGAG GTGTAAGAACATCATGAAGGTTGCACGTGCTAAACTGGAACTCGTTAAGCCTGATGAGGTGAACATGGAGGAATACGAG ACGTGGCATCAGGACTACAGGAATTTCCGTGAGACGACAGTGTTTCTGTTGATCGGCCTGGAAATGTTCCTTAAGAAAAG TTACGTAGAAGCATTAATGTACCTGATCTACGCCTATCAATACAACAGAGTGCTTCTGGCGAAAGGGCCGTATAGAGGCCATAATGAGGACCTGATCGGCCATTACCGTAGAGAGTGCCTGCTG AGGCTGAACGAACATGCAGCCGCCCTGTTCGAGACCGGCGAGGAGAACGAGGTTAATAACGGTCTGAGCATCATGAATGAGCTCGTGGTGGCCTGTATTCCACTTCTGCTGGTGGACGAGATGGAGGAAAAGGACATGGTGGCCGTGGAGGACATGAGGAACCGGTGGTGCTCGTATCTTGGGCAGGAAATGGAACCTAA TCTCCAGGAGAAACTGACCGACTTTCTTCCCAAGCTGCTTGACTGCTCGTCCGAGATCAAAAGCTTTCCCGACCCACCCAAGCTCCCATCCTACTCCACACTTGAGTTGTGCGAGCGCTACAGCCGGGTCATGACATTGCTCACCCAGAATCGAACCCCCGCAGATGGTAGATGA
- the usp25 gene encoding ubiquitin carboxyl-terminal hydrolase 25 isoform X1, whose product MLNRVSLSVQTCYDNSMHQQTLLNQLREVTGTTDVQLLQQALQVSNGDLAEAVAFLTEKNAKVPQQDEATYYQTAQITNDRYISVGSQADTNVIDLTGDDKDDLQRAIALSLEESSRAFRETGITDEEQAISRVLEASIAENKASLKRTHTEVWSDSPNPHDRKRLENCPVGLKNVGNTCWFSAVIQSLFNLLEFQRLVLHYSPPARMQDLPRNQKEHRNLPFMQELRRLFSLLVGSKRKYVDPSRAVEILKDAFKSSESQQQDVSEFTHKLLDWLEDAFQIKAEEDREGEKPKNPMVELFYGRFLAVGVLEGKKFENTEMFGQYPLQVNGFKDLHECLEAAMIEGEIESLHSAENSAKSGQEHWFTELPPVLTFELSRFEFNQALGRPEKIHNKLEFPSMLYMDRYMDRNREITRIKREEIRRLKEHLTVLQQRLERYLSYGSGPKRFPLADVLQYAMEFASSKPVCTSPVEDIDTTAPPGGTTAQVPPAASAGEQPDAAEGSGAGPQAQQRVHKPFTQSRVPPDLPMHPAPRHITDEELRVLEGCLHRWRSEVENDTRDLQASISRIHRTIELMYSDKSMMQVPYRLHAVLVHEGQANAGHYWAYIYDPHHRRWMKYNDISVTKSSWEELVRDSFGGYRNASAYCLMYIDDKKPFLIEVMSPAANALISEDFDKETGQMLNGLDKLPPDLKEYVEADNKLFEKEMEDWDALQARKLQQEKLALAAAAANVAVQPMNTEPCPTDDTAAPQQDPEYMEQQSPSGDSKHLQEETERAISKAAAEHDEKSPEVLLNTSQSYHPDHQVTSDPCPPSDPEQDDSASSPPAPQRVVEVAIPNVGTFVIQSKEGGYDDEAMMTPNMQGVIMAIGKSRSVYDKGGPEAAFFKAMKVEYTRLLRLAQEDTPPERDYRLQHIIVYFIQNQAPKKILERTLLMQFADRNLGFDERCKNIMKVARAKLELVKPDEVNMEEYETWHQDYRNFRETTVFLLIGLEMFLKKSYVEALMYLIYAYQYNRVLLAKGPYRGHNEDLIGHYRRECLLRLNEHAAALFETGEENEVNNGLSIMNELVVACIPLLLVDEMEEKDMVAVEDMRNRWCSYLGQEMEPNLQEKLTDFLPKLLDCSSEIKSFPDPPKLPSYSTLELCERYSRVMTLLTQNRTPADGR is encoded by the exons CACCAGCAGACATTACTGAACCAGTTGAGGGAAGTTACTGGAACCACAGATGTTCAGCTGTTACAGCAAGCCCTACAG GTCAGCAATGGTGACCTAGCCGAGGCGGTTGCCTTCCTTACGGAGAAGAATGCCAAGGTACCACAGCAAGATGAAGCCACATACTACCAGACAGCTCAAATCACCAATGATAGATACATCAGCGTGGGCAGCCAGGCTGACACAA ATGTAATCGATCTCACTGGAGACGATAAAGATGACCTTCAGCGAGCCATCGCTCTCAGTCTGGAAGAGTCGAGCAGGGCCTTCAGGGAGACGGGCATCACCGATGAAGAGCAGGCCATCAGCAG AGTCCTGGAGGCCAGCATTGCAGAGAACAAAGCCAGCCTGAAGCGCACGCACACGGAGGTATGGAGCGATTCGCCCAATCCACACGACAGAAAGCGGCTGGAGAACTGTCCCGTAGGGCTGAAGAACGTCGGAAATACGTGCTGGTTCAGTGCGGTTATACAG TCTCTGTTCAACTTGCTGGAGTTCCAGAGACTGGTGTTGCATTATTCACCCCCTGCACGGATGCAAGATTTGCCCCGTAATCAGAAG GAACACAGGAATCTGCCGTTCATGCAGGAACTCAGACGACTGTTCTCCTTGTTGGTGGGCTCTAAACGGAAGTATGTGGACCCATCTAGAGCCGTGGAGATCCTCAAGGATGCCTTCAAGTCTAGTGAGTCTCAGCAG CAGGACGTGAGCGAGTTCACCCATAAACTTTTGGACTGGCTGGAGGATGCATTTCAGATAAAAGCAGAGGAGGACAG GGAGGGAGAGAAGCCAAAAAACCCAATGGTGGAGCTCTTTTATGGTCGTTTTCTGGCCGTTGGTGTTCTGGAAG GAAAGAAGTTTGAGAACACGGAGATGTTTGGTCAGTACCCTCTCCAGGTGAACGGCTTCAAAGACCTGCACGAGTGTTTAGAAGCAGCCATGATAGAAGGAGAAATCGAGTCTTTGCATTCTGCTGAGAACTCTGCCAAATCGGGGCAGGAG CACTGGTTTACTGAACTCCCACCCGTCTTGACCTTTGAACTATCGAGGTTCGAGTTTAATCAAGCCTTGGGCCGACCTGAGAAGATCCATAACAAGCTGGAGTTTCCCTCCATGCTGTACATGGACAGATA CATGGACAGGAACAGAGAAATTACACGAATAAAACGAGAAGAGATCAGAAGACTCAAGGAGCACCTGACAGTCCTCCAGCAGCGATTGGAGAG ATATCTGAGTTACGGCTCTGGGCCCAAGCGGTTCCCTTTGGCCGATGTTCTTCAGTATGCCATGGAGTTTGCATCCAGCAAGCCGGTGTGCACCTCACCTGTAGAAGACATTGATACAACAGCACCACCTGGTGGCACAACTGCACAGGTGCCACCTGCAGCCAG TGCAGGGGAGCAGCCTGATGCAGCTGAGGGTTCAGGTGCCGGTCCACAGGCCCAGCAGCGGGTACATAAACCTTTCACCCAGTCTCGCGTCCCTCCAGACCTACCCATGCACCCCGCCCCTCGACACATCACGGACGAGGAGCTACGGGTGCTGGAGGGCTGTCTGCACCGCTGGAGGAGCGAGGTGGAGAACGACACCAGGG ATCTGCAGGCTAGCATATCCAGAATCCACAGGACTATTGAGCTGATGTATTCGGACAAGTCCATGATGCAG GTGCCGTACCGGTTGCATGCAGTTCTCGTCCACGAGGGTCAGGCTAACGCTGGTCACTACTGGGCGTATATCTACGACCCACATCACCGGCGATGGATGAAGTATAATGACATCTCTGTGACAAAATCTTCCTGGGAGGAACTGGTCCGAGACTCGTTTGGTGGATATCGCAATGCCAGCGCTTACTGCCTTATGTACATTGATGATAAAAAACCTTTTCTTATTGAAG tAATGTCTCCTGCTGCCAATGCTCTTATCTCAGAGGATTTTGATAAAGAGACTGGGCAGATGTTGAACGGTTTGGACAAGCTCCCTCCTGATCTGAAGGAGTACGTGGAGGCAGATAACAAGCTCTTTGAGAAAGAAATGGAGGATTGGGACGCTCTACAAGCCCGCAAACTCCAGCAGGAGAAACTGGCTCTGGCTGCGGCCGCGGCGAACGTGGCCGTCCAGCCCATGAACACCGAACCCTGCCCTACAGATGACACCG CAGCTCCCCAGCAGGACCCGGAGTACATGGAGCAGCAGTCGCCCAGCGGAGACTCCAAACACCTGCAGGAAGAAACCGAAAGAGCCATCAGCAAAGCTGCTGCTGAACATGACGAGAAAAGCCCAGAAGTGCTGCTCAACACC tCTCAGTCATATCATCCTGACCACCAGGTGACCTCTGACCCCTGCCCTCCCTCTGACCCTGAGCAGGACGACTCCGCCTCCTCTCCGCCCGCGCCTCAGCGGGTGGTGGAGGTGGCCATTCCTAATGTAGGAACCTTCGTAATTCAGTCGAAGGAGGGAGGTTATGATGATGAG GCGATGATGACCCCAAACATGCAGGGTGTCATAATGGCCATTGGCAAATCCAGGAGTGTTTATGACAAGGGTGGGCCTGAAGCAGCGTTCTTCAAG GCAATGAAAGTCGAGTACACACGATTATTGAGGCTTGCTCAGGAGGACACGCCCCCTGAGAGAGACTATAGGCTACAGCACATCATAGTTTACTTCATACAGAACCAGGCACCTAAGAAGATTTTGGAGAGAACTTTACTCATGCAGTTTGCAGACAGAAACCTGGGCTTTGATGAGAG GTGTAAGAACATCATGAAGGTTGCACGTGCTAAACTGGAACTCGTTAAGCCTGATGAGGTGAACATGGAGGAATACGAG ACGTGGCATCAGGACTACAGGAATTTCCGTGAGACGACAGTGTTTCTGTTGATCGGCCTGGAAATGTTCCTTAAGAAAAG TTACGTAGAAGCATTAATGTACCTGATCTACGCCTATCAATACAACAGAGTGCTTCTGGCGAAAGGGCCGTATAGAGGCCATAATGAGGACCTGATCGGCCATTACCGTAGAGAGTGCCTGCTG AGGCTGAACGAACATGCAGCCGCCCTGTTCGAGACCGGCGAGGAGAACGAGGTTAATAACGGTCTGAGCATCATGAATGAGCTCGTGGTGGCCTGTATTCCACTTCTGCTGGTGGACGAGATGGAGGAAAAGGACATGGTGGCCGTGGAGGACATGAGGAACCGGTGGTGCTCGTATCTTGGGCAGGAAATGGAACCTAA TCTCCAGGAGAAACTGACCGACTTTCTTCCCAAGCTGCTTGACTGCTCGTCCGAGATCAAAAGCTTTCCCGACCCACCCAAGCTCCCATCCTACTCCACACTTGAGTTGTGCGAGCGCTACAGCCGGGTCATGACATTGCTCACCCAGAATCGAACCCCCGCAGATGGTAGATGA
- the usp25 gene encoding ubiquitin carboxyl-terminal hydrolase 25 isoform X7, which yields MLNRVSLSVQTCYDNSMHQQTLLNQLREVTGTTDVQLLQQALQVSNGDLAEAVAFLTEKNAKVPQQDEATYYQTAQITNDRYISVGSQADTNVIDLTGDDKDDLQRAIALSLEESSRAFRETGITDEEQAISRVLEASIAENKASLKRTHTEVWSDSPNPHDRKRLENCPVGLKNVGNTCWFSAVIQSLFNLLEFQRLVLHYSPPARMQDLPRNQKEHRNLPFMQELRRLFSLLVGSKRKYVDPSRAVEILKDAFKSSESQQQDVSEFTHKLLDWLEDAFQIKAEEDREGEKPKNPMVELFYGRFLAVGVLEGKKFENTEMFGQYPLQVNGFKDLHECLEAAMIEGEIESLHSAENSAKSGQEHWFTELPPVLTFELSRFEFNQALGRPEKIHNKLEFPSMLYMDRYMDRNREITRIKREEIRRLKEHLTVLQQRLERYLSYGSGPKRFPLADVLQYAMEFASSKPVCTSPVEDIDTTAPPGGTTAQVPPAASAGEQPDAAEGSGAGPQAQQRVHKPFTQSRVPPDLPMHPAPRHITDEELRVLEGCLHRWRSEVENDTRDLQASISRIHRTIELMYSDKSMMQVPYRLHAVLVHEGQANAGHYWAYIYDPHHRRWMKYNDISVTKSSWEELVRDSFGGYRNASAYCLMYIDDKKPFLIEVMSPAANALISEDFDKETGQMLNGLDKLPPDLKEYVEADNKLFEKEMEDWDALQARKLQQEKLALAAAAANVAVQPMNTEPCPTDDTAAPQQDPEYMEQQSPSGDSKHLQEETERAISKAAAEHDEKSPEVLLNTAMMTPNMQGVIMAIGKSRSVYDKGGPEAAFFKAMKVEYTRLLRLAQEDTPPERDYRLQHIIVYFIQNQAPKKILERTLLMQFADRNLGFDERCKNIMKVARAKLELVKPDEVNMEEYETWHQDYRNFRETTVFLLIGLEMFLKKSYVEALMYLIYAYQYNRVLLAKGPYRGHNEDLIGHYRRECLLRLNEHAAALFETGEENEVNNGLSIMNELVVACIPLLLVDEMEEKDMVAVEDMRNRWCSYLGQEMEPNLQEKLTDFLPKLLDCSSEIKSFPDPPKLPSYSTLELCERYSRVMTLLTQNRTPADGR from the exons CACCAGCAGACATTACTGAACCAGTTGAGGGAAGTTACTGGAACCACAGATGTTCAGCTGTTACAGCAAGCCCTACAG GTCAGCAATGGTGACCTAGCCGAGGCGGTTGCCTTCCTTACGGAGAAGAATGCCAAGGTACCACAGCAAGATGAAGCCACATACTACCAGACAGCTCAAATCACCAATGATAGATACATCAGCGTGGGCAGCCAGGCTGACACAA ATGTAATCGATCTCACTGGAGACGATAAAGATGACCTTCAGCGAGCCATCGCTCTCAGTCTGGAAGAGTCGAGCAGGGCCTTCAGGGAGACGGGCATCACCGATGAAGAGCAGGCCATCAGCAG AGTCCTGGAGGCCAGCATTGCAGAGAACAAAGCCAGCCTGAAGCGCACGCACACGGAGGTATGGAGCGATTCGCCCAATCCACACGACAGAAAGCGGCTGGAGAACTGTCCCGTAGGGCTGAAGAACGTCGGAAATACGTGCTGGTTCAGTGCGGTTATACAG TCTCTGTTCAACTTGCTGGAGTTCCAGAGACTGGTGTTGCATTATTCACCCCCTGCACGGATGCAAGATTTGCCCCGTAATCAGAAG GAACACAGGAATCTGCCGTTCATGCAGGAACTCAGACGACTGTTCTCCTTGTTGGTGGGCTCTAAACGGAAGTATGTGGACCCATCTAGAGCCGTGGAGATCCTCAAGGATGCCTTCAAGTCTAGTGAGTCTCAGCAG CAGGACGTGAGCGAGTTCACCCATAAACTTTTGGACTGGCTGGAGGATGCATTTCAGATAAAAGCAGAGGAGGACAG GGAGGGAGAGAAGCCAAAAAACCCAATGGTGGAGCTCTTTTATGGTCGTTTTCTGGCCGTTGGTGTTCTGGAAG GAAAGAAGTTTGAGAACACGGAGATGTTTGGTCAGTACCCTCTCCAGGTGAACGGCTTCAAAGACCTGCACGAGTGTTTAGAAGCAGCCATGATAGAAGGAGAAATCGAGTCTTTGCATTCTGCTGAGAACTCTGCCAAATCGGGGCAGGAG CACTGGTTTACTGAACTCCCACCCGTCTTGACCTTTGAACTATCGAGGTTCGAGTTTAATCAAGCCTTGGGCCGACCTGAGAAGATCCATAACAAGCTGGAGTTTCCCTCCATGCTGTACATGGACAGATA CATGGACAGGAACAGAGAAATTACACGAATAAAACGAGAAGAGATCAGAAGACTCAAGGAGCACCTGACAGTCCTCCAGCAGCGATTGGAGAG ATATCTGAGTTACGGCTCTGGGCCCAAGCGGTTCCCTTTGGCCGATGTTCTTCAGTATGCCATGGAGTTTGCATCCAGCAAGCCGGTGTGCACCTCACCTGTAGAAGACATTGATACAACAGCACCACCTGGTGGCACAACTGCACAGGTGCCACCTGCAGCCAG TGCAGGGGAGCAGCCTGATGCAGCTGAGGGTTCAGGTGCCGGTCCACAGGCCCAGCAGCGGGTACATAAACCTTTCACCCAGTCTCGCGTCCCTCCAGACCTACCCATGCACCCCGCCCCTCGACACATCACGGACGAGGAGCTACGGGTGCTGGAGGGCTGTCTGCACCGCTGGAGGAGCGAGGTGGAGAACGACACCAGGG ATCTGCAGGCTAGCATATCCAGAATCCACAGGACTATTGAGCTGATGTATTCGGACAAGTCCATGATGCAG GTGCCGTACCGGTTGCATGCAGTTCTCGTCCACGAGGGTCAGGCTAACGCTGGTCACTACTGGGCGTATATCTACGACCCACATCACCGGCGATGGATGAAGTATAATGACATCTCTGTGACAAAATCTTCCTGGGAGGAACTGGTCCGAGACTCGTTTGGTGGATATCGCAATGCCAGCGCTTACTGCCTTATGTACATTGATGATAAAAAACCTTTTCTTATTGAAG tAATGTCTCCTGCTGCCAATGCTCTTATCTCAGAGGATTTTGATAAAGAGACTGGGCAGATGTTGAACGGTTTGGACAAGCTCCCTCCTGATCTGAAGGAGTACGTGGAGGCAGATAACAAGCTCTTTGAGAAAGAAATGGAGGATTGGGACGCTCTACAAGCCCGCAAACTCCAGCAGGAGAAACTGGCTCTGGCTGCGGCCGCGGCGAACGTGGCCGTCCAGCCCATGAACACCGAACCCTGCCCTACAGATGACACCG CAGCTCCCCAGCAGGACCCGGAGTACATGGAGCAGCAGTCGCCCAGCGGAGACTCCAAACACCTGCAGGAAGAAACCGAAAGAGCCATCAGCAAAGCTGCTGCTGAACATGACGAGAAAAGCCCAGAAGTGCTGCTCAACACC GCGATGATGACCCCAAACATGCAGGGTGTCATAATGGCCATTGGCAAATCCAGGAGTGTTTATGACAAGGGTGGGCCTGAAGCAGCGTTCTTCAAG GCAATGAAAGTCGAGTACACACGATTATTGAGGCTTGCTCAGGAGGACACGCCCCCTGAGAGAGACTATAGGCTACAGCACATCATAGTTTACTTCATACAGAACCAGGCACCTAAGAAGATTTTGGAGAGAACTTTACTCATGCAGTTTGCAGACAGAAACCTGGGCTTTGATGAGAG GTGTAAGAACATCATGAAGGTTGCACGTGCTAAACTGGAACTCGTTAAGCCTGATGAGGTGAACATGGAGGAATACGAG ACGTGGCATCAGGACTACAGGAATTTCCGTGAGACGACAGTGTTTCTGTTGATCGGCCTGGAAATGTTCCTTAAGAAAAG TTACGTAGAAGCATTAATGTACCTGATCTACGCCTATCAATACAACAGAGTGCTTCTGGCGAAAGGGCCGTATAGAGGCCATAATGAGGACCTGATCGGCCATTACCGTAGAGAGTGCCTGCTG AGGCTGAACGAACATGCAGCCGCCCTGTTCGAGACCGGCGAGGAGAACGAGGTTAATAACGGTCTGAGCATCATGAATGAGCTCGTGGTGGCCTGTATTCCACTTCTGCTGGTGGACGAGATGGAGGAAAAGGACATGGTGGCCGTGGAGGACATGAGGAACCGGTGGTGCTCGTATCTTGGGCAGGAAATGGAACCTAA TCTCCAGGAGAAACTGACCGACTTTCTTCCCAAGCTGCTTGACTGCTCGTCCGAGATCAAAAGCTTTCCCGACCCACCCAAGCTCCCATCCTACTCCACACTTGAGTTGTGCGAGCGCTACAGCCGGGTCATGACATTGCTCACCCAGAATCGAACCCCCGCAGATGGTAGATGA